From Pseudoalteromonas sp. R3, one genomic window encodes:
- a CDS encoding tail fiber protein, with product MLVEAYQGDMMPYGGDFTVEGYAPCDGSLMSVNQNQALFTILGTKYGGDGRSTFATPDLRGRSPIRFGQGPGLLEYKLGQRGGREQVQLSYMNMPSHTHVAEADSKLHLAENYGNTFEPIKEDPSYFAPSNIDSDEQFFVPSDFESPELLTASKSVETQIQVKNAGGSQPFSVLSPYLAIGWQICILGAYPRRA from the coding sequence ATGCTAGTTGAAGCATACCAGGGTGATATGATGCCGTATGGCGGTGACTTTACTGTAGAAGGTTACGCACCATGCGATGGTAGCCTTATGTCAGTCAACCAGAATCAGGCACTGTTTACTATATTAGGCACCAAATACGGTGGAGATGGGCGCAGCACATTTGCAACTCCGGATCTGCGTGGCAGAAGCCCGATACGATTTGGACAGGGGCCCGGGCTATTGGAATACAAGCTGGGGCAAAGAGGAGGCAGAGAGCAAGTCCAACTCTCTTATATGAACATGCCTAGTCACACACATGTTGCCGAAGCAGATAGCAAGCTTCACTTAGCAGAGAACTATGGCAACACTTTTGAACCTATTAAAGAGGACCCAAGTTATTTTGCGCCCTCAAATATCGATAGTGACGAACAGTTTTTTGTTCCTTCTGATTTTGAGAGTCCAGAACTTTTGACGGCCAGTAAAAGTGTCGAAACACAGATACAAGTTAAAAATGCAGGTGGAAGTCAACCATTTAGTGTTCTCAGCCCCTATTTAGCTATTGGCTGGCAGATCTGTATTCTGGGTGCCTACCCTAGGCGCGCTTAA
- a CDS encoding tail fiber protein, translating into MAADAFIGEMMPFTGNFAVRQFAECGGQLISISQYSATYAIMGTFYGGDGRSTFAVPDLRGRSPVSKGQAPGLSLYPLGSKGGSESVQLTTAQLPAHSHTATATVGVSSTATATLSVASNNANNPAPTTAAYLGRPQDSSFFVPSAFEAEQLVEIQGPDVQVQSVVDNATVTVNNTGLGQEVSLLSPFATVNWQVCLNGLFPSRA; encoded by the coding sequence ATGGCTGCCGACGCATTTATCGGTGAAATGATGCCGTTTACAGGTAACTTTGCAGTACGCCAATTCGCAGAGTGTGGTGGGCAACTCATTTCTATCTCACAATACTCAGCAACCTATGCCATCATGGGCACATTCTATGGTGGCGATGGCAGAAGTACCTTTGCGGTGCCAGATTTACGTGGCAGAAGCCCCGTCAGCAAAGGGCAAGCACCGGGCTTATCCCTCTACCCGTTAGGTAGCAAAGGCGGCAGCGAATCAGTCCAACTGACAACCGCACAGCTCCCTGCGCACTCTCATACGGCAACAGCCACTGTCGGCGTATCTAGTACGGCCACGGCTACCCTATCTGTGGCCTCCAACAATGCCAACAACCCTGCACCGACAACAGCTGCTTACCTTGGCAGACCACAAGATTCGAGCTTCTTTGTACCCAGTGCATTTGAAGCAGAGCAACTGGTCGAAATCCAGGGGCCTGACGTGCAGGTGCAATCGGTAGTCGACAACGCAACGGTCACGGTAAACAACACGGGTTTAGGCCAGGAAGTTAGCTTACTGAGCCCGTTTGCCACGGTTAACTGGCAAGTGTGTTTGAATGGACTGTTTCCATCCCGCGCATAA
- a CDS encoding tail fiber protein, giving the protein MSTEAFTGELMPFVGNFVVREYLACDGQLVSIGQFTALYSLMSTFYGGDGRVSFAMPDLRGRSLVGHGKAPDLMYDYQIGMIGGIEEKTLTEYHLPTHNHTASAQVSTLNSGATSSMSVANNNANTPAPNISAFLGKPQDQSFFVPSAFEAVQPVKIKGMNVDVQSSAWANVELHDTGQNESVDIRNPVQAVNWLICADNIYPPRP; this is encoded by the coding sequence ATGTCAACAGAAGCATTTACGGGCGAGCTCATGCCCTTTGTCGGTAATTTTGTCGTAAGAGAGTATCTGGCATGTGACGGCCAGCTAGTCAGCATAGGGCAATTTACGGCCCTTTACTCATTAATGAGTACCTTTTATGGTGGTGACGGCCGGGTCTCCTTTGCCATGCCAGATCTGCGCGGCCGCAGCCTTGTTGGCCACGGAAAGGCACCCGACTTAATGTATGACTATCAAATCGGTATGATCGGTGGCATTGAAGAAAAAACACTCACTGAATATCACTTACCGACACACAATCACACCGCATCGGCTCAGGTATCGACCCTCAATAGCGGGGCGACGTCATCCATGTCTGTTGCGAACAATAACGCAAACACACCAGCCCCCAATATCAGCGCTTTCCTAGGCAAACCACAGGATCAAAGCTTCTTTGTGCCAAGTGCATTTGAGGCTGTCCAACCGGTTAAGATAAAAGGAATGAATGTCGACGTTCAGTCTTCGGCCTGGGCCAACGTTGAGTTGCATGATACAGGTCAGAACGAGTCTGTTGATATCCGCAATCCGGTTCAGGCTGTAAACTGGCTCATTTGTGCAGACAACATCTATCCGCCACGTCCTTGA
- the deoD gene encoding purine-nucleoside phosphorylase: MDTNSQGTVHINAPDDAFADTVLLPGDPLRAKFIAEHFLDDVKIVNTVRNMLGYTGFFQGHRLSVMGTGMGIPSCSIYVKELITEYKVKNLIRVGSCGAVSKHVQLRDIIIAMGACTDSKVNRMRFKDHDFAAIANFSLLNACVDAASDMALKVQVGNVFSSDLFYTPQPDMFDLMDNMGILGVEMEAAGLYGVAAQYGARALTILTVADHITLDTHLSSDARQSSFEEMIQLALMTTKAL, encoded by the coding sequence ATGGACACTAACTCTCAAGGTACAGTACATATTAATGCGCCTGATGATGCATTCGCCGATACAGTATTGCTACCGGGCGATCCGCTACGCGCAAAGTTCATTGCGGAGCACTTTCTGGATGATGTAAAAATCGTCAATACGGTGCGCAATATGCTAGGTTATACCGGCTTTTTTCAGGGTCACAGACTTTCTGTAATGGGCACTGGTATGGGGATCCCCAGCTGCTCCATTTATGTCAAAGAGTTAATCACAGAATACAAAGTGAAAAACCTGATCCGTGTGGGTAGCTGTGGCGCGGTGTCTAAACACGTGCAGCTGCGCGATATTATTATTGCCATGGGTGCCTGTACCGACTCAAAGGTAAACCGAATGCGCTTTAAAGATCATGATTTTGCGGCTATCGCCAACTTCAGCCTGCTCAACGCCTGTGTCGACGCCGCGTCGGACATGGCGCTAAAAGTGCAGGTTGGCAATGTATTTTCATCCGACCTGTTTTATACTCCACAGCCAGATATGTTTGACCTGATGGATAACATGGGAATCCTGGGTGTAGAAATGGAAGCTGCCGGCTTATATGGCGTTGCCGCACAATATGGTGCCAGGGCATTGACCATTTTAACGGTTGCCGACCACATCACTCTCGACACGCACTTGAGTAGTGACGCCAGGCAGTCTTCCTTCGAAGAAATGATCCAGCTGGCCTTAATGACGACTAAAGCACTGTAA
- the deoC gene encoding deoxyribose-phosphate aldolase, which yields MSLATLKNAAQLALNCMDLTSLTGAESDKDIIRLCQQASSEAGNVAAICIFPQHIPLARQHLAAGVRIATVTNFPHGSEDIARAVEQTRAAVALGADEVDVVFPYTALMAGNPDVGHTLIQQCKQVCGPKAQLKVIIESGVLATPKLIEQASCIAINAGADFIKTSTGKVSVNATLDAAQVMLNAIKSSGKNVGFKAAGGVRTVTDAQAYLTLAGQIMGPEWVNKQHFRFGASGLLSDVLSTLTGFVCEAKGGY from the coding sequence ATGTCATTAGCAACACTCAAAAATGCCGCACAACTGGCACTCAATTGTATGGATTTAACCAGCCTGACCGGCGCAGAAAGCGACAAAGACATTATCCGGCTTTGCCAGCAGGCCAGCTCAGAGGCCGGCAACGTCGCAGCGATTTGTATTTTCCCTCAACATATCCCTCTGGCCAGACAACATCTGGCAGCGGGGGTAAGGATTGCCACTGTCACTAACTTCCCTCATGGCTCAGAGGATATCGCCCGTGCAGTTGAACAAACCCGTGCGGCAGTTGCGCTCGGTGCCGATGAAGTAGATGTGGTCTTTCCCTACACAGCTCTGATGGCAGGCAATCCAGATGTCGGTCATACACTTATTCAGCAATGCAAACAAGTTTGCGGCCCAAAAGCACAACTCAAAGTGATTATTGAATCTGGTGTATTGGCAACACCAAAATTAATTGAGCAGGCATCGTGTATCGCAATCAATGCAGGTGCAGACTTCATCAAAACCAGTACCGGCAAGGTCAGCGTCAATGCTACTTTAGACGCCGCACAGGTGATGCTCAATGCCATCAAAAGCAGTGGCAAAAATGTCGGCTTTAAAGCCGCTGGTGGCGTACGTACGGTTACCGATGCTCAGGCTTATCTGACCCTGGCCGGTCAAATAATGGGCCCGGAGTGGGTAAACAAGCAACACTTTAGGTTTGGTGCATCTGGCTTGCTCAGTGATGTACTGTCGACACTGACAGGTTTTGTCTGTGAAGCTAAGGGAGGATACTGA
- the dxs gene encoding 1-deoxy-D-xylulose-5-phosphate synthase, translating to MSLDNSKYPLMALIEQPDQLRTLPQHKLTEFSNELRDYLLNSVSQSSGHLASGLGTVELTVALHYVYNTPEDRLVWDVGHQAYPHKILTGRRDKMHTIRQKDGLHPFPFREESEYDTFSVGHSSTSISAALAMAIAAEKEQQGRKVVAVIGDGAMTAGMAFEAMNHAGDVKSDMLVILNDNEMSISENVGALNNHFARILSGSFYTNIREGGKKLLSGVPPVKELASKVEEHLKGMVIPGTFFEELGFNYIGPIDGHDVNMLVDTLRNMRNLKGPQLLHVKTQKGKGYQPAEADPIGYHGVPKFDPSIHSLPKSKPSAPTFSKVFGDWLCDMAEQDGKLMAITPAMREGSGMVRFSKEHPSQYFDVAIAEQHAVTLGAGFACEGLNPVVAIYSSFLQRGYDQLIHDVALQNLPVLFAIDRAGIVGADGETHQGAYDLSFMRCIPNMVIMAPSDLNECRQMLYTGHRLQQPAAVRYPRGSAGEAEIEAQMTELEIGKANQLRSGKKVAILNFGTLLHNAKPVADALDATLVDMRFVKPLDGDMVEKLAAEHDLLVTLEDNAIAGGAGSAVSEHLAAAQILKPVLHLGIPDEFIKHGTQDEMHAEMGLDADGIQKRIEAVL from the coding sequence ATGAGTCTTGATAACAGCAAGTATCCCCTTATGGCTTTGATAGAGCAGCCCGATCAGCTGCGAACTTTGCCGCAACACAAACTGACCGAGTTCAGTAATGAACTGCGTGATTACCTGTTAAACTCAGTCTCGCAAAGTAGTGGTCACCTTGCCTCAGGTCTGGGAACGGTAGAGCTTACTGTGGCGCTGCACTATGTCTACAATACTCCCGAAGACCGTTTAGTATGGGATGTTGGCCATCAGGCTTACCCGCATAAAATACTCACAGGTCGCCGTGACAAAATGCATACGATTCGTCAAAAAGACGGTCTGCACCCTTTCCCGTTCCGTGAAGAGAGCGAGTACGACACATTCAGTGTTGGCCACTCAAGTACTTCAATTTCAGCAGCACTGGCCATGGCCATTGCCGCAGAAAAAGAGCAGCAAGGGCGCAAAGTGGTTGCCGTGATTGGCGATGGTGCTATGACCGCGGGCATGGCCTTTGAAGCGATGAACCACGCCGGTGATGTAAAATCAGATATGCTCGTGATCCTCAACGACAATGAGATGTCTATTTCCGAAAATGTAGGCGCATTAAATAATCACTTCGCGCGCATTCTGTCAGGCAGTTTTTACACCAATATCCGCGAAGGCGGTAAAAAGCTACTCTCGGGCGTACCACCCGTCAAAGAGCTGGCCAGCAAGGTTGAAGAACACCTTAAGGGTATGGTGATACCGGGTACCTTTTTCGAGGAATTGGGCTTTAACTACATCGGCCCAATCGATGGTCATGATGTCAATATGCTGGTTGATACGCTGAGAAACATGCGTAACCTTAAAGGTCCTCAGCTGTTGCACGTAAAAACCCAAAAAGGGAAAGGTTATCAGCCTGCGGAAGCCGACCCGATTGGCTATCACGGTGTACCCAAATTCGACCCATCCATACACAGCTTACCTAAATCTAAGCCAAGCGCGCCAACGTTCTCGAAAGTCTTTGGCGACTGGCTGTGTGATATGGCAGAACAAGACGGCAAGTTGATGGCCATTACCCCGGCTATGCGTGAGGGTTCTGGTATGGTGCGCTTCTCAAAAGAGCATCCAAGCCAGTACTTTGACGTTGCAATTGCTGAGCAGCATGCCGTGACTTTAGGTGCCGGTTTTGCCTGTGAAGGCCTGAACCCGGTCGTGGCCATTTACTCCAGCTTTTTGCAACGGGGTTACGATCAGCTGATCCACGATGTCGCATTGCAAAACCTGCCGGTGCTGTTTGCCATTGACCGTGCTGGCATTGTTGGTGCCGATGGTGAGACACACCAGGGCGCTTACGATCTGAGCTTTATGCGTTGTATTCCCAATATGGTGATTATGGCCCCAAGTGACCTGAATGAATGCCGTCAGATGCTTTACACTGGCCACCGCCTGCAGCAACCTGCCGCAGTGCGTTACCCAAGAGGGTCTGCCGGTGAAGCAGAGATTGAGGCGCAGATGACCGAGCTGGAAATAGGCAAGGCAAACCAACTGCGCTCAGGTAAGAAGGTCGCCATTCTTAACTTTGGTACCTTATTACATAACGCAAAACCAGTCGCAGATGCGCTGGATGCAACTTTGGTTGATATGCGTTTTGTGAAACCACTAGACGGCGACATGGTTGAAAAGCTGGCAGCCGAGCATGACCTGCTAGTGACATTGGAAGATAACGCCATCGCAGGCGGTGCCGGTAGTGCCGTCAGTGAGCACTTAGCCGCTGCGCAGATCCTCAAGCCAGTTTTGCACCTTGGCATTCCCGATGAGTTCATCAAGCATGGTACTCAGGATGAGATGCACGCCGAAATGGGCCTGGATGCCGACGGGATCCAGAAACGAATCGAAGCGGTATTATAG
- the ispA gene encoding (2E,6E)-farnesyl diphosphate synthase translates to MDLQAQLAQARAQVDKTVAAYFAQELDSDSTAIAATRYSISNGGKRLRPFLVYTAGQIFGAAPDDLDVAAAAVECIHSYSLVHDDLPAMDDDDLRRGKPTCHIAFDEAQAILAGDALQTLAFELLSGHAFSVPANNQIVMINTLAKASGLQGMVGGQALDLAATDKSVTLEQLERIHRLKTGALLTCAIELGALCAPNVSPHTLARLREYGQNIGLAFQVQDDILDIEGNTEVLGKPQGSDLEHNKSTYPALLGLSGAKQKAQALVDEAKRALQDIDADTKALALLADYIIARDH, encoded by the coding sequence GTGGATTTACAAGCACAACTTGCCCAAGCCAGAGCCCAGGTAGACAAAACCGTAGCAGCATACTTTGCACAGGAACTGGACAGTGACAGCACAGCCATTGCTGCAACACGTTACAGTATTAGTAATGGTGGCAAGCGATTGCGCCCGTTTCTTGTTTACACGGCAGGTCAGATTTTTGGCGCTGCACCTGATGACTTGGATGTTGCAGCCGCTGCTGTTGAATGTATTCACAGCTACTCACTGGTCCACGACGATTTACCTGCAATGGACGATGATGACCTGCGTCGCGGTAAACCGACCTGCCATATCGCCTTTGATGAAGCACAGGCTATTTTGGCAGGTGATGCTTTGCAGACGCTGGCATTTGAGTTGTTATCAGGACACGCATTCTCCGTGCCGGCAAATAATCAGATTGTCATGATCAATACACTTGCAAAGGCTTCTGGTTTACAGGGCATGGTCGGGGGTCAGGCACTAGATTTAGCTGCAACAGACAAATCAGTCACGCTGGAGCAACTTGAGCGTATCCACCGCTTAAAAACAGGTGCTCTGCTCACCTGTGCCATTGAGCTGGGTGCTCTATGCGCACCCAATGTGTCACCACATACGCTTGCACGGTTACGTGAATATGGCCAAAATATTGGCCTGGCGTTTCAGGTTCAGGACGACATTCTGGATATCGAAGGCAACACCGAAGTACTAGGCAAACCGCAGGGTTCTGATCTGGAACACAATAAATCTACGTATCCTGCACTACTGGGTTTGTCAGGCGCAAAGCAAAAAGCGCAGGCACTGGTTGATGAAGCAAAGCGGGCATTGCAAGACATTGATGCAGACACAAAGGCTCTGGCTTTGCTAGCAGATTATATCATCGCCAGAGACCACTAA
- the xseB gene encoding exodeoxyribonuclease VII small subunit, with the protein MATKKPENMSFEEAVGELEGIVQDMERGELTLEQSLKQFERGIKLANASSQKLQQAEQKVAILLGNDEQSPLNEFTDELE; encoded by the coding sequence ATGGCGACAAAAAAACCGGAAAACATGAGCTTTGAAGAAGCTGTTGGCGAGCTTGAAGGCATAGTACAGGACATGGAACGCGGCGAACTGACCCTGGAACAATCACTCAAACAATTTGAACGGGGTATTAAATTGGCCAATGCTTCCTCACAAAAGCTACAACAGGCTGAACAGAAAGTCGCAATTTTGCTGGGCAACGATGAGCAAAGCCCACTGAACGAATTTACAGACGAGCTGGAATAA
- the pomA gene encoding flagellar motor protein PomA has translation MDLATVIGILGAIGLIVMSMVLSSDGQVAMFYNTPSVVIVFGGSIFIVLSNFTMSQFFGIGKVAGKAFMFKLETPEELIEKAVELADSARKGGFLALEEAEIPNSFMRKGVDMLVDGHDADVVRATLQKDIALTSTRHEMGAGLFKSLADIAPAMGMIGTLIGLVAMLSNMDDPKAIGPAMAVALLTTLYGAFLANVVAIPIQVKLELRKDEEERNQRLILDAILGIQDGQNPKVIEGILKNYLPESKRGGEAEE, from the coding sequence GTGGATTTAGCAACCGTGATTGGGATCTTAGGGGCCATTGGCTTGATTGTGATGTCCATGGTACTTAGTAGTGATGGCCAGGTCGCCATGTTTTACAACACTCCATCAGTGGTTATTGTATTTGGTGGCTCGATATTTATCGTGCTTTCTAACTTTACCATGAGCCAGTTTTTTGGCATTGGTAAGGTGGCCGGTAAGGCCTTTATGTTTAAACTGGAAACACCTGAAGAGTTAATTGAAAAAGCAGTTGAACTGGCTGATTCAGCACGTAAAGGTGGGTTTTTGGCGTTAGAAGAAGCGGAGATCCCTAATTCCTTTATGCGCAAGGGTGTTGATATGCTGGTGGATGGCCACGATGCAGATGTCGTCCGGGCAACATTGCAAAAAGACATTGCACTGACCTCTACTCGACATGAGATGGGCGCCGGGTTGTTTAAGTCTCTGGCGGATATCGCTCCGGCAATGGGTATGATAGGGACCCTGATTGGTCTGGTAGCTATGTTATCGAACATGGATGATCCTAAGGCAATCGGACCTGCTATGGCCGTAGCACTATTGACCACTTTATATGGTGCGTTTTTAGCGAACGTAGTCGCCATTCCTATTCAGGTAAAACTGGAGCTGCGCAAAGACGAAGAAGAACGTAATCAGCGATTGATCCTGGATGCTATTTTGGGCATACAGGATGGGCAAAACCCGAAAGTGATTGAAGGTATTCTGAAAAATTATCTGCCTGAGTCTAAACGGGGTGGTGAGGCCGAGGAGTAG
- a CDS encoding flagellar motor protein MotB, which produces MSDENECKCPPPGLPAWMGTFADLMSLLMCFFVLLLAFSEMDVLKFKQIAGSMKFAFGVQNKIEVKDIPKGTSVIAMEFTPGKPEPTPIETIQQQTVEMTQQMLEFQAGDESSAGGRQEQRGNKRGGESSSTAQEQSMTQAIAAAEQEQVNELVKKIAQQLEKQIMDGAIELESLGQQIIIRIQENGSFPSGSAFLQPKFKPVIQDIAQLLKDVPGEITVSGHTDDFQFSNELYSNNWDLSATRAVAVATEMQTVPGFDKNRMVVVGHADTRPLVPNETDVDRRRNRRVEISIMQGKAKESDPINVRGNN; this is translated from the coding sequence ATGTCGGACGAGAACGAATGCAAATGTCCCCCCCCAGGCTTACCTGCCTGGATGGGGACCTTTGCCGATCTGATGTCGCTGCTGATGTGCTTCTTCGTTCTGCTGCTGGCGTTTTCGGAAATGGATGTACTGAAGTTTAAGCAAATAGCAGGCTCGATGAAGTTTGCGTTTGGTGTACAGAACAAAATTGAAGTAAAAGACATTCCCAAAGGTACCAGCGTGATTGCGATGGAGTTCACACCGGGTAAACCCGAGCCGACACCCATAGAAACGATTCAACAGCAAACTGTTGAGATGACTCAGCAAATGCTTGAATTTCAGGCCGGGGACGAAAGCTCGGCGGGTGGTCGACAAGAACAAAGGGGCAACAAGCGTGGTGGTGAATCTTCCAGTACGGCCCAAGAGCAGTCGATGACTCAGGCAATAGCAGCTGCGGAGCAAGAGCAAGTAAACGAGCTGGTGAAAAAAATCGCCCAACAGCTTGAAAAACAAATCATGGATGGTGCTATTGAACTTGAATCACTTGGTCAGCAGATCATCATACGTATTCAGGAAAACGGTTCTTTTCCATCGGGCAGTGCATTCTTACAACCTAAATTCAAGCCTGTGATCCAGGACATTGCGCAGTTACTCAAAGATGTACCCGGCGAAATAACGGTGTCCGGGCACACTGACGATTTTCAGTTTTCAAATGAGCTTTACAGCAATAACTGGGATCTGTCTGCGACCCGCGCGGTTGCGGTTGCAACTGAAATGCAAACTGTACCTGGGTTTGATAAAAACCGCATGGTGGTGGTTGGTCACGCAGATACCCGGCCACTGGTCCCCAACGAAACGGATGTAGATCGACGACGTAATCGCCGGGTGGAAATATCGATTATGCAAGGCAAAGCCAAAGAATCCGACCCAATAAATGTGCGTGGAAACAACTAG
- a CDS encoding aromatic amino acid transport family protein — MQKNKTIGSMLIVAGTTIGAGMLALPIASAGLGFTTALLLILATWVLMTYTALLMLELHQYASKEATLNTLAKRILGKKGQYIANFSMVFLFYALCAAYIAGGGAQLQEKLTALTNMEIAPQAGSVLLAVLVATIVTLGTSTVDKLNRVLFAIKIVVLASLFFVLTPYVRGQHLLDMPVEQGLIISALPVIFTSFGFHGSIPSIVKYVGLDIRTLRKVMIVGASLPLVIYIGWQLLSQGVMAQSALLNSEGLPGFVASISNIAHSPQVSTFVTLFADLALATSFLGVSLGLFDFFADAFKKRNTVSERVITALITFLPPLGFALFYPQGFIMALGYAAIALVVLAIFLPVAMVWQQRKTHQTTKGDNPTADGYQVVGGNVGLICAGLCGVLIISAQCLQMLGVIPAL, encoded by the coding sequence GTGCAAAAGAACAAAACCATCGGCAGCATGTTAATTGTCGCCGGCACCACAATTGGAGCTGGCATGCTGGCGTTACCTATCGCCTCAGCAGGCCTGGGCTTTACCACTGCTTTACTCTTAATACTGGCAACCTGGGTGTTAATGACTTATACCGCATTACTGATGTTAGAACTGCACCAGTACGCCAGTAAAGAAGCGACCTTGAACACGTTGGCCAAGCGCATTTTAGGCAAGAAAGGTCAGTATATTGCTAATTTCTCCATGGTCTTTCTATTCTATGCCTTGTGTGCAGCCTATATCGCGGGTGGAGGCGCTCAGCTACAAGAAAAACTTACAGCCTTAACCAATATGGAGATAGCACCTCAGGCAGGCTCAGTGTTGCTGGCCGTACTTGTTGCAACAATCGTCACTCTGGGCACCAGTACAGTTGATAAACTCAACCGTGTTCTGTTTGCAATCAAGATAGTTGTTTTGGCCAGTTTGTTTTTTGTTCTGACTCCCTATGTGCGCGGGCAGCACTTATTAGATATGCCGGTAGAACAAGGGCTGATCATCTCTGCACTACCCGTTATCTTCACGTCATTTGGTTTTCATGGCTCTATTCCTTCCATCGTTAAATACGTTGGGCTGGATATACGCACTTTAAGAAAAGTGATGATAGTCGGGGCTTCATTACCCCTAGTGATTTATATCGGCTGGCAACTGCTTAGCCAGGGCGTGATGGCACAGAGCGCCCTACTCAACAGTGAAGGTTTGCCTGGATTCGTTGCCAGTATTTCTAATATTGCGCATAGTCCGCAAGTAAGCACTTTTGTCACCCTGTTTGCCGATCTGGCGCTGGCAACGTCATTTCTTGGCGTCAGCCTGGGTCTGTTCGACTTTTTTGCAGACGCCTTTAAAAAACGCAATACCGTGTCTGAGCGAGTGATCACTGCGCTGATCACTTTCTTGCCTCCTCTTGGCTTTGCACTGTTTTACCCGCAGGGATTTATCATGGCGCTGGGCTATGCTGCTATCGCACTCGTTGTGCTCGCCATTTTCCTCCCCGTTGCTATGGTCTGGCAACAACGTAAAACGCATCAGACGACCAAAGGCGATAACCCGACAGCTGACGGCTACCAGGTTGTTGGCGGTAATGTTGGACTGATTTGTGCTGGCTTATGTGGTGTACTGATCATTTCTGCACAATGTCTGCAAATGCTGGGTGTGATCCCGGCACTTTAA
- a CDS encoding winged helix-turn-helix transcriptional regulator — MTTSIKTRVLDRIDMAILDILQKNARISNVNLAKAVNLSPSPCLDRVKKLEAEGYIEGYAAQLNAAKLGQHLVAHVEITLKSSTESVFETFRQHVVEIPNVVACDMVAGGFDYLLKIRVQDMRQYREVLGQIVEIPGVGTNHTYMVIEHIKEDRGVEVLNFQ, encoded by the coding sequence ATGACCACTTCAATTAAAACGCGGGTGCTCGACAGGATCGATATGGCAATTCTGGATATCCTGCAAAAAAATGCCCGTATTTCCAATGTAAACCTGGCGAAAGCCGTCAATCTGAGCCCCAGTCCATGCCTGGATCGCGTGAAAAAGCTGGAGGCCGAAGGGTATATTGAGGGCTATGCTGCTCAATTAAATGCGGCAAAGCTGGGACAGCACCTGGTTGCGCATGTTGAAATCACGCTTAAAAGCTCCACTGAGTCTGTATTTGAAACATTCAGGCAGCATGTGGTGGAGATCCCCAATGTCGTAGCCTGCGATATGGTTGCAGGGGGATTTGATTACCTGTTGAAGATCCGGGTGCAGGATATGCGTCAGTACCGTGAAGTACTCGGGCAGATTGTTGAAATACCTGGGGTTGGAACTAACCACACCTATATGGTGATAGAGCACATCAAAGAAGACAGAGGCGTGGAAGTGTTGAACTTTCAGTGA